A stretch of the Nicotiana tabacum cultivar K326 chromosome 6, ASM71507v2, whole genome shotgun sequence genome encodes the following:
- the LOC107787127 gene encoding aquaporin PIP1-1-like encodes MENKEEDVRLGANKYSERQAIGTAAQSDKDYTEPPPAPLFEAGELTSWSFYRAGIAEFMATFLFLYITILTVMGVSKSESKCSTVGIQGIAWAFGGMIFALVYCTAGISGGHINPAVTFGLFLARKLSLTRAVFYMVMQCLGAICGAGVVKGFGKTLYQTKGGGANVVNLGYTKGSGLGAEIVGTFVLVYTVFSATDAKRSARDSHVPLLAPLPIGFAVFLVHLATIPITGTGINPARSLGAAIIYNQDHAWDDHWIFWVGPFIGAALAALYHQVVIRAIPFKPK; translated from the exons ATGGAGAACAAAGAAGAAGATGTAAGATTAGGAGCAAACAAATATTCAGAGAGGCAAGCGATTGGGACGGCCGCGCAGAGTGACAAGGATTATACGGAGCCACCACCAGCGCCACTGTTTGAGGCAGGAGAATTGACGTCTTGGTCATTCTATCGTGCTGGAATTGCTGAGTTCATGGCCACTTTCCTCTTCCTTTACATCACTATCTTAACAGTGATGGGTGTTTCAAAGTCTGAGTCCAAATGCTCCACTGTTGGTATTCAAGGCATTGCTTGGGCTTTTGGGGGCATGATCTTTGCCCTTGTCTACTGTACTGCTGGCATTTCTG GAGGACACATAAATCCAGCAGTGACCTTTGGGCTGTTCTTGGCAAGGAAACTGTCGTTGACAAGGGCAGTGTTCTACATGGTGATGCAGTGTCTTGGTGCTATCTGTGGTGCTGGTGTGGTCAAAGGGTTCGGCAAAACTCTTTATCAAACAAAGGGTGGTGGTGCCAATGTTGTAAATCTTGGTTACACAAAGGGATCAGGTCTTGGTGCTGAGATCGTTGGCACTTTCGTTCTTGTTTACACTGTTTTCTCTGCTACTGATGCTAAGCGTAGTGCTAGGGATTCACATGTCCCT CTTTTGGCACCATTGCCTATTGGATTTGCTGTGTTCCTGGTACACTTGGCCACAATTCCAATCACTGGAACTGGTATTAACCCAGCTAGGAGTCTTGGCGCAGCCATCATCTACAACCAAGACCACGCATGGGATGACCAC TGGATATTCTGGGTTGGACCATTTATTGGAGCAGCACTAGCAGCTCTATACCACCAGGTGGTGATCAGGGCAATCCCATTTAAGCCCAAGTAA